One Maniola hyperantus chromosome Z, iAphHyp1.2, whole genome shotgun sequence DNA window includes the following coding sequences:
- the LOC117995289 gene encoding outer dense fiber protein 2-like isoform X1, translating to MPKSEFWPFPSKTGEEHNVGEPSVLHKQVVVMESEMEAMRLELAAIKRERLCATSRQPTESDEMFLEKDTLPFYKNVIKSQNEEEFGVKLSPLKTVGQLREDLIRAKNTADEERSQREKSERKLRDLETRLNSICSRGVVEVKETRKTSDEVVNLKKQLRSLREEVEELKITATEKTDEVQEYRIKYLQAQQLVEELRRQIDVMEVDNKQVSDQIQIEIQRMKMQFQEKLQELAPLPDLLKGAQIQLQEAKQLQTLAEDSSAHLSDELNRVKEKLIAAVSNLNAEKVDRNRVVEENNTLKDEVEMGKKEIEELVHNIDNYKCQVLRLEEKLSHLDVRYHEKAEECARLTQDLEELREEGSRSWTRSKERAESMRRYMQTQVSELERQLMQTRAQCRTFQKERDDVRQRMQIQVNSLQENFDIAELRLRALQNQVTSLKSSYAIILSDEHEDLQKSPRLKEYLQI from the exons ATGCCGAAATCAGAGTTTTGGCCGTTCCCGAGTAAGACTGGCGAGGAGCACAATGTTGGGGAGCCGTCTGTATTG CACAAGCAAGTGGTGGTCATGGAGAGCGAGATGGAGGCGATGCGGCTGGAACTGGCGGCGATCAAGCGAGAGCGGTTGTGTGCGACCAGTCGCCAGCCAACG GAGTCGGACGAAATGTTCTTAGAAAAAGATACTTTACCCTTCTATAAGAACGTAATCAAGTCTCAAAACGAAGAAGAGTTTGGTGTGAAACTTTCTCCGCTAAAAACA GTGGGACAGCTTCGCGAAGATCTGATACGAGCCAAGAACACAGCCGACGAGGAGCGGTCCCAGAGAGAGAAGTCGGAACGGAAACTGAGAGATCTGGAAACGAGGCTCAACAGCATCTGCAGTAGAGGCGTTGTGGAAGTTAAG GAGACTCGAAAAACAAGCGATGAGGTTGTAAATTTGAAGAAGCAGCTTAGAAGTTTGAGAGAAGAGGTCGAAGAACTGAAAATAACGGCCACTGAGAAAACCGATGAGGTGCAAGAGTATAGGATAAAG tatcTCCAAGCTCAGCAGCTAGTCGAAGAGTTGAGAAGACAGATTGACGTGATGGAAGTGGACAACAAACAAGTGTCGGATCAAATTCAAATTGAAATACAAAGAATGAAG ATGCAATTTCAAGAAAAATTACAAGAACTAGCTCCATTACCAGATTTGCTGAAAGGTGCTCAAATCCAGCTTCAAGAAGCGAAGCAGTTGCAGACGTTGGCCGAAGACAGCTCAGCACATCTGTCTGACGAATTGAATCGCGTCAAGGAAAAG CTCATTGCAGCTGTAAGCAATTTGAATGCTGAAAAAGTCGACAGAAACAGAGTGGttgaagaaaataatactttGAAAGATGAAGTTGAGATGGGGAAAAAGGAAATTGAAgagctagttcataatatagATAATTACAA ATGCCAAGTGTTAAGGTTAGAGGAGAAGCTGTCCCACCTAGATGTGAGGTATCATGAGAAAGCCGAGGAATGCGCACGATTAACACAGGACCTCGAAGAGTTGAGAGAAGAAGGCAGTAGATCTTGGACCAGGAGCAAGGAGCGCGCGGAGTCCATGCGCAGATACATGCAGACCCAGGTGTCGGAGCTAGAGAGGCAGTTGATGCAAACCAGAGCGCAGTGCAGAACGTTCCAGAAGGAGAGAGATGAT GTGCGTCAAAGGATGCAAATCCAGGTGAACAGCCTCCAGGAAAACTTCGATATTGCGGAGTTACGGCTGCGGGCCCTCCAGAATCAGGTGACATCCCTGAAAAGCAGTTACGCCATAATACTGTCCGACGAACACGAAGATCTACAGAAATCCCCGCGACTGAAGGAATATTTGCAAATCTGA
- the LOC117995289 gene encoding outer dense fiber protein 2-like isoform X2: MPKSEFWPFPSKTGEEHNVGEPSVLHKQVVVMESEMEAMRLELAAIKRERLCATSRQPTVGQLREDLIRAKNTADEERSQREKSERKLRDLETRLNSICSRGVVEVKETRKTSDEVVNLKKQLRSLREEVEELKITATEKTDEVQEYRIKYLQAQQLVEELRRQIDVMEVDNKQVSDQIQIEIQRMKMQFQEKLQELAPLPDLLKGAQIQLQEAKQLQTLAEDSSAHLSDELNRVKEKLIAAVSNLNAEKVDRNRVVEENNTLKDEVEMGKKEIEELVHNIDNYKCQVLRLEEKLSHLDVRYHEKAEECARLTQDLEELREEGSRSWTRSKERAESMRRYMQTQVSELERQLMQTRAQCRTFQKERDDVRQRMQIQVNSLQENFDIAELRLRALQNQVTSLKSSYAIILSDEHEDLQKSPRLKEYLQI, from the exons ATGCCGAAATCAGAGTTTTGGCCGTTCCCGAGTAAGACTGGCGAGGAGCACAATGTTGGGGAGCCGTCTGTATTG CACAAGCAAGTGGTGGTCATGGAGAGCGAGATGGAGGCGATGCGGCTGGAACTGGCGGCGATCAAGCGAGAGCGGTTGTGTGCGACCAGTCGCCAGCCAACG GTGGGACAGCTTCGCGAAGATCTGATACGAGCCAAGAACACAGCCGACGAGGAGCGGTCCCAGAGAGAGAAGTCGGAACGGAAACTGAGAGATCTGGAAACGAGGCTCAACAGCATCTGCAGTAGAGGCGTTGTGGAAGTTAAG GAGACTCGAAAAACAAGCGATGAGGTTGTAAATTTGAAGAAGCAGCTTAGAAGTTTGAGAGAAGAGGTCGAAGAACTGAAAATAACGGCCACTGAGAAAACCGATGAGGTGCAAGAGTATAGGATAAAG tatcTCCAAGCTCAGCAGCTAGTCGAAGAGTTGAGAAGACAGATTGACGTGATGGAAGTGGACAACAAACAAGTGTCGGATCAAATTCAAATTGAAATACAAAGAATGAAG ATGCAATTTCAAGAAAAATTACAAGAACTAGCTCCATTACCAGATTTGCTGAAAGGTGCTCAAATCCAGCTTCAAGAAGCGAAGCAGTTGCAGACGTTGGCCGAAGACAGCTCAGCACATCTGTCTGACGAATTGAATCGCGTCAAGGAAAAG CTCATTGCAGCTGTAAGCAATTTGAATGCTGAAAAAGTCGACAGAAACAGAGTGGttgaagaaaataatactttGAAAGATGAAGTTGAGATGGGGAAAAAGGAAATTGAAgagctagttcataatatagATAATTACAA ATGCCAAGTGTTAAGGTTAGAGGAGAAGCTGTCCCACCTAGATGTGAGGTATCATGAGAAAGCCGAGGAATGCGCACGATTAACACAGGACCTCGAAGAGTTGAGAGAAGAAGGCAGTAGATCTTGGACCAGGAGCAAGGAGCGCGCGGAGTCCATGCGCAGATACATGCAGACCCAGGTGTCGGAGCTAGAGAGGCAGTTGATGCAAACCAGAGCGCAGTGCAGAACGTTCCAGAAGGAGAGAGATGAT GTGCGTCAAAGGATGCAAATCCAGGTGAACAGCCTCCAGGAAAACTTCGATATTGCGGAGTTACGGCTGCGGGCCCTCCAGAATCAGGTGACATCCCTGAAAAGCAGTTACGCCATAATACTGTCCGACGAACACGAAGATCTACAGAAATCCCCGCGACTGAAGGAATATTTGCAAATCTGA